The window CATCGGCCAGCGTGCCGGGTTCAGGCACGGGGTTCTGACCGGGAACGGGGTAGCTTTCGCGCCTGGCCCGCACCAGATCGGCAAACCGTCCGTCTGGCAGGTGAAGCGTCGCATTCTGAAAAGCCGGGTGATACACGAACGGCCATCCGCTGGCGTGGGCCAGTTCCTCGACCTGTACGCCGTCCACCACCACATCCAGGTCGAGCGGCGTGACACCCAGCAGCGCGTCGCGCACCGCCCCGCCCACCAGGGCCACCTGGGCCGCCGGGCCGGCCAGACCCGCCAGTTCCGTCAGCCACGCCTGATCCCCGGGCCGCAGCCGCGCCAGGATGTCCTTGCCGCTCAGCCGTTCACTCACCGGAAGGCCGCAGCGTCCAGCGTGACTTTCACGTCGCGGGTCTTGCCGGCGTTCCAGACCTTCAGGGTCACACTGTCGCCCTGCTTGCGGTCGATCAGGACGGCCTGCAGGTCTTCGAGGCCGTCCACCGCTTTGCCGTTCACGGCGGTGATGACGTCCCCGCCCAGGCTCACGGCGCCGCCCCGGAACTGCTGCTCGCGGGTGCCGCCCCTGAGTCCGGCCCGGGCGGCGGGCAGGCCGGGCGTCACCGCGCCCACCATGATGCCGGCGTCCGGCAGTCGCCACTCCTGGCGGGCGGCGGCGCTCAGGGCACTGACTCCCACAGGGATGAAGCCCTGGCCCGTCTGCGCCAGCAGTCCAGCCTTGATGCCGAGTTGCGGGGCGCTGACCAGGCCGCCCTTCGCCGCTTGCAGGCGCGGCAGCAGGTTTCTGGCCACGTTCACCGGAATGGCGAAGCCCACCCCGGCGCTCTGGCCCACGCCCGTGCTCTGCCCGCTGGGGCTGTAGATCTGCGTGTTGATGCCGATGACGTTTCCGGCGCTGTCCAGCAGCGGCCCCCCGGAGTTGCCGGGGTTGATGGCGGCGTCGGTCTGAATGGCTTTTTGCGTGATGCCCTGGCCGCCCAGGCCAAAGCCGATCGGGATCTGCCGCGCCACGCTGCTCACGATGCCTTCGGACACGCTGAAATCCAGGCCGAACGGTGCCCCCATGGCGATGACCTTCTGCCCGGCCTTCAGGGCGTCACTGTTGCCCAGCGGCATGGGCCGGATCAGCCCAGCCTCCAGACAGGAGGGGCGAATCAGCGCCAGGTCGTACTGCGGCGCCATGCCGATCACTTTGGCCGTCACGGCTTTGCTGCTGCCCATCACGCGCACGGTGATGCGGCTGGCCCCGCCGCCGTCACCGGCCACCACGTGGTAATTCGTGAGAATGTCGCCGGCCCGGTTCACGAAGAACCCGCTGCCCACGCCGCGCTGCACCTGCGTCTGGGCGCCGCCTTCCATCATCCAGGCGAACGGATCCTGGGTGGTCACGTCCTGCTCGGTGCTGATGTACACCAGGCCCGGCTCGTACTTCGCCACGATCTGCATGGTGTTGCGTTCGTTTTCCAGCCGCCCGGCCGCTTCCGCCTGCACCAGCGCCGGCCCGCTGGGCTGCCGCGCCACGCGGGCGTCCCCCACCGGCACCTGATCCCTGAGCAGCGTGGCCCCCAGCCCCAGGCCCAGCACCACCAGCAGAACCGCCATTCCCCTTGACTTCATGCCGCGCATTATTCCAGCCGTGACATTAAGCCAGATGACAGATGCTTTCAGGCCCGCGCCGCGCTTGACTGGAAGGTGATGCATGCGCTGCAAGAGGCCACGGAAGCCCTGAAAAAGACCCTGGGCGATTTTCTCGACCGTGGCCGTGAGGACGGCGTGTTCTTCGTGCAGGCAGGCGGCCCCGGCAGTGTCCCGGCCCTGAGCGATCTGGACGTGCCGGAGCTTCACGTGGACGTGCTGCCCGGCGAGTTGAGCGAGCAGCAACGCAGCGGGCTTTTGCAAGTGGGCTATGTCCCGGACAGCGGGCACTGGGTGCATCCGGGCGGGTGGCGCCTGGTGTTCCCGGATCACGGAACGGGCTGGCGGGCCGAGCAGCAGGCGCTGGCCTCCCTGTTAAGCGCGGACAACGGCGCCGCCGCAGGGTACCGCCACGTTTTCGAGGCGCAGGGCCGCCGCGCCGCTGACCACGCTTTCGCAGACGCCGCCCTGCGGCACCACGCCCGGACGGTCGGGTTCAGCCCCGCTGAATTCATCGCACAGACCCTCGCGCCCCTGGACGCCCCGTGGATGTTCGCGGCCGGGGTGGCCCTCGACCTGCACCTGGGCCGCGTGGCCCGCCCGCACGACGATGTGGACATCGTTTTTCCCCGCGAACGGCAACCGGATCTGCTGGCCCTGCTGCGGGCCGGCGGCTGGCGCACCGACGCCCCCCTGGACGGCACCTACCAGCCGTGGACGGCCCCGCTGGAGCCCCCTCACCACCAGGTGCATGCGCGGCACCCCGACCTGCCGGACGTGATCCTGGCGGACTTCATGTTCACCGACCTGTCAGGCGAACGCTGGCATTACCGCCGTGACCCCGGCATAACCCTGCCCCTCAGCGAGGCCAGGCGGCACGCTGAAAATGGGCTGCCTTACCTGGCCCCGCAGGCCGCCCTGCTGTTCAAGTCCGCCACCAGCGGCGGCCAGCCCCGCCCCAAGGATGAACAGGACTTCCGGCGCAGCCTGCCCACCCTCAGCACCCCGGAAAAGGAGTGGCTGGCCCAGCAGGTGGCCCGCACAACGGCCCAGCACCCCTGGCTGGCCGCCCTGGAAAGATGAGGAGCGCGGGCCCCCCGCCAGCGATATTTCCCGGCGACCTTCACGCCGTTGGGAACTTTTTTCACCCGTTCAGCGTATACAGTGACGGTATGCAAAATTACCCCTCGACTTTGAATACAGCCGGCCGGGCGGATCTGGTTCGCACGTTCATGGCCCGCACCTACTCGTGGATGACCGCTGGCCTGGCCCTGAGCGCCGGCATCGCCTGGATCACCGCGAGTAACATGAATTTCGCCCTTCAGGTGGCCCAGTGGCGGCTGCCCCTGCTGCTGGGGCAACTGGCACTGGTGTTCGTCCTGAGCCTCTTCGCGCAGCGCCTGCCCAGCGCCATTGCCGGGCTGCTGTTCATCGCCTACGCTGCCATGACCGGCCTGACCTTCAGCAGCCTCCTGATGGTGTACGACCTGCAAAGCGTGTTCGCCGCCTTTGCCACCGCCGCCGGCACCTTCGGGGCCATGACCGTCGCCGGGCTCACCATCAAGAAAGACCTCAGCGGATTCGGACGCTTCTTCATGTTCGCGGTGATCGGCCTGCTGGTCGCCATGATCGTGAATATGTTCATCGGCGGCACGGCGCTGACCCTGGGCATCAGCGTGGTGGGCGTGCTGCTGTTCGCGGGCCTGACCGTGTACGACACCCAGATGCTGCGCAAGCTGGCCCTGAGCGGCGTGGAAGGCGAAATGGCCGAACGGGCCGCCATCAACGGCGCCCTGCAGCTCTACCTCGATTTCATCAACATGTTCCTGTTCCTGCTGCGTCTGTTCGGCGGCAGCCGCAACTGAGCCAGAACCAAGCCAAGTAGAAACCAGAATCCCCCGCCCTGGCTGTGGCGGGGGGTTCTGCTGTGCTTTACCCGGCGTCGGACGCCCCAGGAATGTCCTCGGTGGCGCGGGTCTGGTGGGCGGGTGCGCCCCGGTCATGCAGGAGCTGCAAGGCGGCGTGGGCGGCGGGCGAGAGGCCACACTCTCCGGTTTCGCAAGCCTGAAACAGTTTTTCCTTCATGCGCCTGTCCCAGAAACTGTGGATGTGGTCGGCGGTCGCCACGGCGGCGCGTTCATGGCCGATGGCCGTGAAGTTCCGGGCGATTTCGTTCGCCATGCGGACTAAACGGTCATTCCAGTCGGCGTACTGTTCAGAAGTGGTCTGGTCAGGAGTGGGGTGTTCAGTCATCTCCAAACTCCTTCATTCCCGTGATGCCCCCGGAAGAACGCCAGGCGCATCCCTACCATTACGAAGTTTGACCTTTCCCGACTCGCTCTGCTCGGAAAAGCCGCCTTCCTTGAAGCCGTCTTTTCAGGATTCATTACTCACCTCGATGCGGCGTGAGGCTTCGGTGTGGGCGCGGTAGTTCTCCTGCCAGCCGCTGGGGGCGTGGGCGGGCGTGACCTGCACGGCGGTGACCTTGTACTCGGGGCAGTTGGTGGCCCAGTCGGAAAAGTCGGTGGTGACCACGTTGGCCTGCGTGTCCGGGTGGTGGAAGGTGGTGTACACCACGCCGGGAGCGACGCGGTCTGTAATGAGGGCGCGGAGGGTGGTTTCCCCGGCGCGGCTGGCGAGTTTCACCCAGTCACCGTCCTTCAGGCCGCGGTTTTCCGCGTCGGTGGGGTGGATTTCCAGGCGGTCTTCGGGGTGCCAGGCGGTGTTGGCGGTGCGGCGCGTCTGGGCGCCCACGTTGTACTGCGACAGAATGCGCCCGGTGGTCAGCAGCAGAGGGTAACGCGGCCCAGTGCGCTCGTCGGTGGGAATGTAGCCCGTGGCCATGAACTTTCCTTTGCCACGCACGAAAGCGTCCACGTGCATGATCGGTGACCCGAGGTGATCCTCGCCCGTCACGGGCCATTGCAGCGAGCCGTGCATCTCGATGCGGTGGTGACTGACCCCGGCGAAGGTGGGCGTCAGGCGGGCAATTTCCCCCATGATCTGCGCGGAGCTGGTGTAGTTCCAGTCGCAGCCCAGCGCGCGCGCGAGCAGTTGTGTCACCTGCCAGTCCTCATAGCCGTTGGCGGGTTCCATCACCTTGCGCACCATCTGAATGCGGCGTTCGGCGTTCGTGAACGTCCCGGTTTTCTCCAGAAAGGTGGAGCCGGGCAGGAACACGTGCGCGTAATTGGCGGTCTCGTTCAGGAAGAGGTCGTGGACGATGACGCACTCCATCGCCGCCAGGCCCGCCGCCACGTGTTTGGTGTCCGGGTCACTTTGCAGGATGTCCTCGCCCTGGATGTACAGGCCCTTGAAGGTGCCGTCCAGCGCGGCGTCTAGCATGTTGGGGATGCGCAGGCCGGGTTCGGGGTCGAGGGTCACACCCCAGTCCTCCTCGAATTGCGTGCGGACTTCCGTGTCGCTGATGTGGCGGTAGCCGGGGAGTTCGTGCGGGAAGCTGCCCATGTCGCAACTGCCTTGCACGTTGTTCTGCCCGCGCAGGGGGTTGACGCCCACGCCCGGCCGCCCGATGTTGCCGGTCGCCATGGCCAGGTTGGCAATCGCCATGACCGTGCTGCTGCCCTGGCTGTGCTCGGTGACGCCCAGGCCGTAGTAGATCGCGCCGTTGCCCCCGGTGGCGAAAAGGCGTGCCGCGCCGCGCAGGTCAGCGGCCGGCACGCGGGTCACCGCTTCCAGCGTTTCGGGGCTGTGGCGTTCGTTCGACACGAAGTCGGCCCACTCCTGAAACTCGTCCCAGTCGCAGCGTGTCCGGATAAAGTCCTCGTCGGCCAGTCCCTCGGTCACGATCACGTGGGCCAGCGCAGTCAGCACAGCCACGTTTGTGCCGGGTTGCAAGGGCAGGTGGTAAGCCGCCTCGATGTGCGGACTTTTCACCAGGTCGATGCGGCGCGGGTCGATGACGATCAGTTTTGCGCCCTGCCGCAGGCGTTGTTTCATCTTGCTGCCGAACACCGGGTGCGCGTCGGTGGGGTTCGCGCCGATCACCAGCAGGACGTCGCTGAACATCACGCTGTCGAAGTCCTGCGTGCCGGCGCTGGTGCCGAAGGTGGTTTTCAGGCCGTACCCGGTGGGGCTGTGGCACACGCGGGCGCAGGTGTCCACGTTGTTGGTGCCGAAGCCCGCCCGCACCAGTTTCTGCACCAGGAAGGTCTCCTCGTTGGTGCAGCGGCTGGACGTGATGCCGCCCAGGGCGCCGGGGCCGTGCTGCTCACGGATGGCGTTCAGTTTCATGGCCGCGTAAGTCAGGGCTTCATCCCACGACACTTCGCGCCACGGGTCGGTGATGTTCTCGCGGATCATCGGCTTCGTAATGCGTTCGGCGTGGTTGGCGTAACCCCACGCGAAGCGGCCCTTCACGCAACTGTGCCCGTGGTTGGCCTTCCCGTCCTTCCAGGGCACCATGCGCACCAGTTGTTCGCCGCGCATCTCGGCGCGGAAGGTGCAGCCCACACCGCAGTACGCGCAGGTGGTCACGACGCTGCGTTCGGGCTTGCCGATGATCTTGATGGCCTTCTCGTTCAGTGTGGCGGTGGGGCAGGCCTGCACGCACGCGCCGCAGGACACGCACTCGGACGACAGGAAGTTGTCGCTGGACGTTCCCGCCGACACCATGCTGGCGAAGCCGCGCCCGTCGATGGTCAGGGCGAAGGTGCCCTGCACCTCGTCGCACGCCCGCACGCAGCGCGAGCACACGATGCACTTGCTGGGATCGAAGTCGAAGTACGGGTTACTGGTGTCCGTCGGCTGTTTGAGGTGGTTCGCGCCCTCGTAGCCATAACGCACGTCACGCAGGCCCACTGCCGCCGCCTGATCCTGCAACTCGCAGTCGCCGTTGGCGCTGCACGTCAGGCAGTCCAGCGGGTGATCCGAGATGTACAGTTCCATCACGCCGCGGCGCAGTTTCTCCAGCGCGGGCGACTGGGTGCGCACAGTCATGCCCGCGCTGACCAGCGTGGTGCAGGACGCCGGGTAACCCCGCATCCCCTCCACCTCGACCAGGCACAGGCGGCACGACCCGAACGCCTGCACGTTATCGGTGGCGCACAGCTTCGGGATGGAGCCGCCCGACACGGCCGCGGCCCGCATCACGCTGGTGCCGGCCGGAACAGTCACGCTGCGGCCATCGATGGTCAAACTCACGGAGTCGGTGGACAGACTCGGCGGCGTGCCGAGGTCATCCTGCGGGCGATAAGGGGTCATGCGGATGCTCCTTCCACCAGTTCACGGGTGAGTCCAAAGTCTTCGGGCCAGAAGCGCAGGGCGCTCATGACGGGGTAGGGGGTAAAGCCGCCCAGGGCGCACAGGCTGCCGTATTTCATGGTGTCGCACAGGTCGGTGAGCAGGGCGACTTCATCCACGTGCGACCTGCCCGCGGTGGTGGCGTTGTGCATTTGCGGCAACCCTTCCACGGCATCGACCGGCCGGCCGTTTCCGCTGATGATTCTGTCCATGATCTCGCGCCCGCGCACGGCTCCAATTCGGCAGGGGGTGCATTTGCCGCAGGATTCCTCGGCGCAGAAGTGCATGGCGAAGCGGGCCAGGCGGGCCATGTCGGCCGTGTCGTCGAACACGACGATGCCGCCGTGACCGATCAGGGCGCCTGCCCCAGCGTAGGTTTCGTAGTCGAACTGGATGTCGAACTGATCGAGGGGAATGTACGCGCCGAGTGGCCCGCCGACCTGCACGGCCTTGATGGGTCTGCCGCTGGCGGTGCTGCCGCCGATGTCCTCCACCAGTTCGCGCAGGCTCATGCCGAAGCCGGCTTCAAAGAGACCGCCGTATTTGATGTTTCCGGCGAGTTGCACGGGCATGGTTCCGCGTGAGCGTCCCAGGCCGAAGTTGGCGTATTTTTCCGGCCCGTCCGCGATGATGTGCGGCACGGCGGCGAGGGTCAGGACGTTGTTCACGACGGTGGGAAGGCCGAACAGTCCGGCAATGGCAGGCAGCGGCGGCTTGGCCCTGACTTCCCCGCGTCTCCCTTCCAGGCTGTTCAGGAGGGAGGTTTCCTCGCCGCACACGTAAGCACCCGCGCCGACGCGCACCTCCAGCGTGAACGGAGCGACAATTTCGCGGCTGGCTTCAATGGCGGCCCGCATGGTTTTGATGGCGTGCGGGTACTCGCTGCGCAGGTAAATGAAGCCTTTTCCCGCACCCACCGCCAGTCCGGCAATCGCCATGCCCTCGATGAGCTGGAAGGGGTCGCCTTCCATGACCATTCTGTCCGCGAAGGTGCCGCTGTCGCCCTCGTCGGCGTTGCACACGATGTACTTTTCCGTGCAGGGGGCTGCCGCGACGGTTTTCCACTTGATTCCTGCCGGGAAGCCCGCTCCGCCACGCCCCCGCAGGCCGGAAGCGGTGACCTGCTCGACAATCGTTTCCGGCGCGAGTTCCCGCGCCTTTTGCAGCCCACGCCAGCCGCCCGTCGCCCCGTAATCGTCCAGGCTCAGGGGGCGGGTTTTGCCGGCACGGGCGAAGGTCAGGCGCATCTGACGGGCAATGAACGGGTGCTCCTCGATTTTTCCGATACTGAGGGTCTTATCACCGTGCAGGATGGCCGCGACATCGCCTGGGGCAACCGGCCCGAAGCCCTCACCGCCGATGTCGACCAGCGGTTCCAGCCAGTGCATTCCCCAGCTGGACACCCGCTGCACCTCGCAGCCCGCGCGCTGAAAAGTAGCCGCCACCGCATCCGCCCCGCAGGCCAGTGCCAAGGAATCGGCGGCGACGCGCACGGTCATCGGTGCTGTTTGGGGAGGCGTCATGATTTCACCCCGGCCAGTTGCTGGAGTTTTTCGGCGTCCAGGTGGGCTTGAACGGCGCCCCCCACCAGGGCATTAGGCCCCACGCTACACAGCCCCAGACAATAGACGCTGTCCAGCGCCACCCGCTGCGTGAAATCGTCGGGCAGCGCGGCTATGAGCCCCTCCACACCGCGCGCCTGGCAGGCCTCGGCGCGGCATAACTTGATCACCGGCCTGCTCTCCGGCTGGGTGCGAAAATCATGGTAGAAACTCACCACCCCCTGCACCTCCGCCCGACCGAGGTTAAGCGCCGCCGCCAGCGCCCGGATGGCCTCCTCGGAAATGAAGCCCACCTCGGCCTGAAGGTCGTGCAGCAGGGGCAGCAGAGCATCCTGGCGCGCCCCGTGCCGCTCGACCAGGGCCGCCACGCAGGCCGCATGAGATGAAAACTCGTTCATGGATGACGGCATTTTAACCCCGCCGAGCCCACACTCACCGCAACGGTCATGGGAACGAACCAAGAGGCCGGCTAAATATTGAAGCCGCTCAGGGTTTTACATGAAAATCAGCCGTTGTTATTATTATTGTTGTTGTTATTGTTATTATTATTGTTGTTGCTGTAATGGCCGCCACTGCGGCTTCCCCGGCCATTCCCACCGCGGCCCCGGCGGCCGAGCATCCCCAGAATTCCCCGCGCCCCCGTTGCAGGCGGATTGGGCAGATTCAGACCACTGGTTTTCTGAATCCTGCCCCCCTGGTACGCGGTGGGGTCGATGGCGGAAATGCGCGTGCCGTCCGTCCAGGCGCTCACGGCACTCTGGCTGCTGAGGGGAAAACTGCCGCGCAACTGGCCACCGCTGTGCAGGTACAGTCCGGCGTGATTAAACAC is drawn from Deinococcus fonticola and contains these coding sequences:
- a CDS encoding S1C family serine protease, translating into MKSRGMAVLLVVLGLGLGATLLRDQVPVGDARVARQPSGPALVQAEAAGRLENERNTMQIVAKYEPGLVYISTEQDVTTQDPFAWMMEGGAQTQVQRGVGSGFFVNRAGDILTNYHVVAGDGGGASRITVRVMGSSKAVTAKVIGMAPQYDLALIRPSCLEAGLIRPMPLGNSDALKAGQKVIAMGAPFGLDFSVSEGIVSSVARQIPIGFGLGGQGITQKAIQTDAAINPGNSGGPLLDSAGNVIGINTQIYSPSGQSTGVGQSAGVGFAIPVNVARNLLPRLQAAKGGLVSAPQLGIKAGLLAQTGQGFIPVGVSALSAAARQEWRLPDAGIMVGAVTPGLPAARAGLRGGTREQQFRGGAVSLGGDVITAVNGKAVDGLEDLQAVLIDRKQGDSVTLKVWNAGKTRDVKVTLDAAAFR
- a CDS encoding nucleotidyltransferase domain-containing protein is translated as MHALQEATEALKKTLGDFLDRGREDGVFFVQAGGPGSVPALSDLDVPELHVDVLPGELSEQQRSGLLQVGYVPDSGHWVHPGGWRLVFPDHGTGWRAEQQALASLLSADNGAAAGYRHVFEAQGRRAADHAFADAALRHHARTVGFSPAEFIAQTLAPLDAPWMFAAGVALDLHLGRVARPHDDVDIVFPRERQPDLLALLRAGGWRTDAPLDGTYQPWTAPLEPPHHQVHARHPDLPDVILADFMFTDLSGERWHYRRDPGITLPLSEARRHAENGLPYLAPQAALLFKSATSGGQPRPKDEQDFRRSLPTLSTPEKEWLAQQVARTTAQHPWLAALER
- a CDS encoding Bax inhibitor-1/YccA family protein, whose amino-acid sequence is MQNYPSTLNTAGRADLVRTFMARTYSWMTAGLALSAGIAWITASNMNFALQVAQWRLPLLLGQLALVFVLSLFAQRLPSAIAGLLFIAYAAMTGLTFSSLLMVYDLQSVFAAFATAAGTFGAMTVAGLTIKKDLSGFGRFFMFAVIGLLVAMIVNMFIGGTALTLGISVVGVLLFAGLTVYDTQMLRKLALSGVEGEMAERAAINGALQLYLDFINMFLFLLRLFGGSRN
- a CDS encoding formate dehydrogenase subunit delta, which gives rise to MTEHPTPDQTTSEQYADWNDRLVRMANEIARNFTAIGHERAAVATADHIHSFWDRRMKEKLFQACETGECGLSPAAHAALQLLHDRGAPAHQTRATEDIPGASDAG
- the fdhF gene encoding formate dehydrogenase subunit alpha, translated to MTPYRPQDDLGTPPSLSTDSVSLTIDGRSVTVPAGTSVMRAAAVSGGSIPKLCATDNVQAFGSCRLCLVEVEGMRGYPASCTTLVSAGMTVRTQSPALEKLRRGVMELYISDHPLDCLTCSANGDCELQDQAAAVGLRDVRYGYEGANHLKQPTDTSNPYFDFDPSKCIVCSRCVRACDEVQGTFALTIDGRGFASMVSAGTSSDNFLSSECVSCGACVQACPTATLNEKAIKIIGKPERSVVTTCAYCGVGCTFRAEMRGEQLVRMVPWKDGKANHGHSCVKGRFAWGYANHAERITKPMIRENITDPWREVSWDEALTYAAMKLNAIREQHGPGALGGITSSRCTNEETFLVQKLVRAGFGTNNVDTCARVCHSPTGYGLKTTFGTSAGTQDFDSVMFSDVLLVIGANPTDAHPVFGSKMKQRLRQGAKLIVIDPRRIDLVKSPHIEAAYHLPLQPGTNVAVLTALAHVIVTEGLADEDFIRTRCDWDEFQEWADFVSNERHSPETLEAVTRVPAADLRGAARLFATGGNGAIYYGLGVTEHSQGSSTVMAIANLAMATGNIGRPGVGVNPLRGQNNVQGSCDMGSFPHELPGYRHISDTEVRTQFEEDWGVTLDPEPGLRIPNMLDAALDGTFKGLYIQGEDILQSDPDTKHVAAGLAAMECVIVHDLFLNETANYAHVFLPGSTFLEKTGTFTNAERRIQMVRKVMEPANGYEDWQVTQLLARALGCDWNYTSSAQIMGEIARLTPTFAGVSHHRIEMHGSLQWPVTGEDHLGSPIMHVDAFVRGKGKFMATGYIPTDERTGPRYPLLLTTGRILSQYNVGAQTRRTANTAWHPEDRLEIHPTDAENRGLKDGDWVKLASRAGETTLRALITDRVAPGVVYTTFHHPDTQANVVTTDFSDWATNCPEYKVTAVQVTPAHAPSGWQENYRAHTEASRRIEVSNES
- a CDS encoding NADH-ubiquinone oxidoreductase-F iron-sulfur binding region domain-containing protein, whose product is MTPPQTAPMTVRVAADSLALACGADAVAATFQRAGCEVQRVSSWGMHWLEPLVDIGGEGFGPVAPGDVAAILHGDKTLSIGKIEEHPFIARQMRLTFARAGKTRPLSLDDYGATGGWRGLQKARELAPETIVEQVTASGLRGRGGAGFPAGIKWKTVAAAPCTEKYIVCNADEGDSGTFADRMVMEGDPFQLIEGMAIAGLAVGAGKGFIYLRSEYPHAIKTMRAAIEASREIVAPFTLEVRVGAGAYVCGEETSLLNSLEGRRGEVRAKPPLPAIAGLFGLPTVVNNVLTLAAVPHIIADGPEKYANFGLGRSRGTMPVQLAGNIKYGGLFEAGFGMSLRELVEDIGGSTASGRPIKAVQVGGPLGAYIPLDQFDIQFDYETYAGAGALIGHGGIVVFDDTADMARLARFAMHFCAEESCGKCTPCRIGAVRGREIMDRIISGNGRPVDAVEGLPQMHNATTAGRSHVDEVALLTDLCDTMKYGSLCALGGFTPYPVMSALRFWPEDFGLTRELVEGASA
- a CDS encoding NAD(P)H-dependent oxidoreductase subunit E codes for the protein MNEFSSHAACVAALVERHGARQDALLPLLHDLQAEVGFISEEAIRALAAALNLGRAEVQGVVSFYHDFRTQPESRPVIKLCRAEACQARGVEGLIAALPDDFTQRVALDSVYCLGLCSVGPNALVGGAVQAHLDAEKLQQLAGVKS